From Arctopsyche grandis isolate Sample6627 chromosome 12, ASM5162203v2, whole genome shotgun sequence, one genomic window encodes:
- the LOC143920270 gene encoding WD repeat-containing protein 89 isoform X1, whose amino-acid sequence MKGNNSFDAENSLKNPIIDEKAVSLDNSYILKMCGNSSGKVAVALSDSTCEIYSFDNSSLKKLDKLTDPIKGICDIRFSRQNDSTLYIGSSDGGIRMWDTRSGNSCSTTYEEDPQTRESVKPLISFDISCNDRVLCGGTEVVQNDAFMLFWDIRSKSLLGGYWNSHTDDIMQVQFSSQQPNKVVSGGVDGLINVFDISEQTEDDALQYSLSTECAVDIINWISDDVVSCITQNIDVQFWNVDSADQINTFTREDIAKAAQNINVEDCYIVDVYNTKENIPFLVTGSYADERKGLKLLQVTDDGLVLKSNLDSNKQIVRCSWYDRESELLVSGGEMGILSLWKSFGLNTNAKSKTDSSLLMGMKKLKVHKNKPY is encoded by the exons ATGAAAGGAAACAATTCATTTGACGCtgaaaattctttaaaaaaCCCTATTATTGATGAAAAAGCGGTTTCGCTTGACAATAGCTACATCTTAAAAATGTGTGGAAACAG TTCTGGAAAAGTCGCAGTAGCTCTCTCCGACTCGACGTGTGAGATATATTCATTCGACAATTCCTCCTTGAAGAAACTCGACAAACTCACCGATCCAATAAAAGGGATTTGCGACATTCGGTTTTCGCGACAGAACGATTCTACACTTTACATTGGCTCATCAGATGGAGGCATTAGAATGTGGGACACACGATCTGGAAATTCATGCTCGACAACATACGAAg AAGACCCTCAAACTAGAGAATCTGTGAAACCATTAATTTCTTTCGATATATCATGCAATGATAGAGTTCTTTGTGGCGGAACAGAAGTAGTGCAAAATGATGCATTCATGCTATTTTGGGATATTAGAAGTAAATCTTTATTAGGTGGTTATTGGAACTCTCATACTGATGACATAATGcag GTTCAATTTAGCTCACAACAACCAAATAAAGTGGTGAGCGGTGGTGTTGATGGTTTGATCAACGTCTTTGACATAAGTGAACAAACTGAAGACGACGCCTTGCAATATTCTTTGAGTACTGAATGTGCTGTAGATATAATCAACTGGATATCTGATGATGTTGTATCTTGTATTACCCAGAATATTGACGTCCAGTTTTGGAACGTCGATAGTGCCGATCAAATCAATACATTCACAAGGGAAGACATAGCTAAAGCTGCACAG aatataaatgTAGAAGATTGCTATATAGTCGatgtttataatacaaaagaaaatataCCATTTTTAGTTACGGGTTCATATGCTGATGAAAG GAAAGGATTGAAATTGCTTCAGGTAACTGACGATGGTTTAGTATTGAAATCAAATCTTGATAGCAATAAGCAAATCGTACGATGCAGCTGGTATGATCGTGAG agTGAATTACTTGTATCCGGAGGCGAAATGGGAATTTTGAGCTTGTGGAAAAGTTTCGGTTTGAATACCAATGCGAAAAGCAAAACGGACTCTTCGTTACTAATGGGAATGAAAAAATTGAAGGTTCACAAAAATAAACCgtattaa
- the LOC143920270 gene encoding WD repeat-containing protein 89 isoform X2 — MKGNNSFDAENSLKNPIIDEKAVSLDNSYILKMCGNSSGKVAVALSDSTCEIYSFDNSSLKKLDKLTDPIKGICDIRFSRQNDSTLYIGSSDGGIRMWDTRSGNSCSTTYEDPQTRESVKPLISFDISCNDRVLCGGTEVVQNDAFMLFWDIRSKSLLGGYWNSHTDDIMQVQFSSQQPNKVVSGGVDGLINVFDISEQTEDDALQYSLSTECAVDIINWISDDVVSCITQNIDVQFWNVDSADQINTFTREDIAKAAQNINVEDCYIVDVYNTKENIPFLVTGSYADERKGLKLLQVTDDGLVLKSNLDSNKQIVRCSWYDRESELLVSGGEMGILSLWKSFGLNTNAKSKTDSSLLMGMKKLKVHKNKPY, encoded by the exons ATGAAAGGAAACAATTCATTTGACGCtgaaaattctttaaaaaaCCCTATTATTGATGAAAAAGCGGTTTCGCTTGACAATAGCTACATCTTAAAAATGTGTGGAAACAG TTCTGGAAAAGTCGCAGTAGCTCTCTCCGACTCGACGTGTGAGATATATTCATTCGACAATTCCTCCTTGAAGAAACTCGACAAACTCACCGATCCAATAAAAGGGATTTGCGACATTCGGTTTTCGCGACAGAACGATTCTACACTTTACATTGGCTCATCAGATGGAGGCATTAGAATGTGGGACACACGATCTGGAAATTCATGCTCGACAACATACGAAg ACCCTCAAACTAGAGAATCTGTGAAACCATTAATTTCTTTCGATATATCATGCAATGATAGAGTTCTTTGTGGCGGAACAGAAGTAGTGCAAAATGATGCATTCATGCTATTTTGGGATATTAGAAGTAAATCTTTATTAGGTGGTTATTGGAACTCTCATACTGATGACATAATGcag GTTCAATTTAGCTCACAACAACCAAATAAAGTGGTGAGCGGTGGTGTTGATGGTTTGATCAACGTCTTTGACATAAGTGAACAAACTGAAGACGACGCCTTGCAATATTCTTTGAGTACTGAATGTGCTGTAGATATAATCAACTGGATATCTGATGATGTTGTATCTTGTATTACCCAGAATATTGACGTCCAGTTTTGGAACGTCGATAGTGCCGATCAAATCAATACATTCACAAGGGAAGACATAGCTAAAGCTGCACAG aatataaatgTAGAAGATTGCTATATAGTCGatgtttataatacaaaagaaaatataCCATTTTTAGTTACGGGTTCATATGCTGATGAAAG GAAAGGATTGAAATTGCTTCAGGTAACTGACGATGGTTTAGTATTGAAATCAAATCTTGATAGCAATAAGCAAATCGTACGATGCAGCTGGTATGATCGTGAG agTGAATTACTTGTATCCGGAGGCGAAATGGGAATTTTGAGCTTGTGGAAAAGTTTCGGTTTGAATACCAATGCGAAAAGCAAAACGGACTCTTCGTTACTAATGGGAATGAAAAAATTGAAGGTTCACAAAAATAAACCgtattaa